Part of the Benincasa hispida cultivar B227 chromosome 11, ASM972705v1, whole genome shotgun sequence genome, ATAAAAGTTTAGAAAGAGGTCATCAATAGAAAAATTTTTCTcgtttcaaaatgttaccatttaattttgatatttgagttttatttcaatttggtgaTTATATTTTAGGATTTGCACTTTTGAATTCGAAGTTTCACTCAGTCTTCATTTTTTGTctcttaataaatttaaaagaattaagagacttataattagttaaatttcatgatttttcattacttttaaagttaaattcaaatttttgtttcaattttttttaattaattaaaataatttaaagtgaatattaattgaaatattaatattaaaaatataaaatattgaaacctcatggataaaattgtaacattttgaagcCCTAGAGTTAAATTGAGACGAAATTCAAAATACAAAtctataacattttgaaatttagagattaaatagaaactaaactcaaaacctAAGAAagttttatattagaaattactCAGGGATTTGTGAGGGACGAAGTACAAGTTAGCCATGccgcatttttttattaaaaataaagatgTATTATTGTGTTAGTGTAGCacttcaaatatattatgtttagaaataattttaaatgtctttaaaaaataggttttttttttttttttaactgtaATTAGAGTAGGAGATTTGGACTACAAACATGTGATTAGTAATACAAAGATTGtctctaaaaatttaaaaatctaatcAGAATCAAAGGTGAACCAAACAATCATGACATATAAATCAAGTCATGGATTGTGgaagaaggtggccacatagtCTATTAACAAGTGAAATCCGTTCAAATGTGCAAAAGCTAGTGTTTAAAGACATTTTTGAGACAGGACCATAAAACCATAAATTTAGAAGTAATTTTTATAATTCAGCTTaacaaaatatgatattttaaggGTGAATTCTTCCTTGATATCTTAGAATCCTTCATggttaaaagtatatatatatatatatatatatatatttagtattAGAGAAAGATGTTAAAATGAATAGATGGATGGTAAGGTAGCATTTCATCTTCTCATCTCTCTCCATGTGTTATTCAGgtgaaaattaaaaggaaaaaaaaccattgcatcatgatttattattgggttgtttttaaatataaaaaatgaaccaaaatatttataaaatataataaaattttagaactatcaacgATCTGATAGAtaccgatagacttctatccgtatctataaatagttttgccatatgaaataattttcaattattatttatctaatcaaaataaaagaaaaggcaGGAAATATATTTGGAAATGGGCTTTTAAAGAAGCAGGCCCGCCCGGCCCAATAGGGTAAGGTTGGAAATAtctaaaaacaattaaattagcGAATTGTCAAAGGTAAAATACGTGGAGAGTTGTGATTGGGAGTCGCAGCTATATCTACGCGACCGATTCCTTTCTCTTGACCCAAAGGATTAGTTCCATAAGATCCCAATTCCGCCACCATTTCCGACCTCATCCTCCCAAAATTATCCGATCCGCCTCCGCCTCCGCTGCCACTGCTTCTCCGCCGATCTTTTTCATCATGTTACGGATCAGATGATTTCCGGGTTTTCCTTTTGAATCAACGATTTCAGGTTCTCATGTTCTCAACCTTTGTGCTTTGATTCGCacattttcaatttctttacaAAGTTTTCTTCAAGCTCTTGGCTCGCAAATCTGTGGTTTTGTTAGACCCTACGAAAATTAGGGTTACGAAGAGCATTTCAGTATGCCTTCGGTGCCTATTGATCTCTTCCTTCGCCCTCTGCTACCTTCTTTGACTTCTTTTCATGGTGGTTCATCCTCGCATCGTCTGAAGCGGCTCGAAAAGGGTGATCGGCGTGGTAATCTTAGTTAACATGGGGTTCCTTTAGTGCATTTCGTGCTCTATTCgtattcttcaatcttctttttcctccTCCTTGCTCTTTTTGGTCCGTTCGAGGTTTGGAATTCCTAGAGAAATTATAATTGTACGGTAAGGGTTTATTATTTTCATCTTGATCTTGAGGTTTTTTTGGCGGTCGAAGCCTCTGAAAGCGAGTCACTGGCGATTGGCTACTCGTTGAGAGGGTTTTTGCATAGGTATTgtgctatagatatatttatttattattattttcttaagaaTTTTACAGGCGGCATAATATAGCTTGCACCTGGATTGAGTTTCTTTCCGGGCATGTTTTACGATATCTTGGATACATGTGCAGGTTCTAGCAGATTTCTTGTGTCTTACATAAGCCTGAATGGACATTGCTTCGATTCATCAGAAGTTGCTCCAAGATGTAGACGTTGTGGTGGATGATCTGCAGTCGTCTTTGAAAGATATTGATGCTGCATTGTTTAATGATCTTGATGGATTTTTTAAGAAATCTTTGAGCATTGAAGATACTCatagttcaaaatgtaaacGTAATGTGAATTGCAGGGATAATTCAAATgatgaaaacaaacaaaaagagCTTGAAATTCCCAAGAACAACTCATCTAAGAAGTGTTTAAGCAAATCCAAGTCCTTTCCCCTCCCTGTTACCACATCCCCACCTAAAGATTATCCAGACAATGATAAGAAACCAAAAACAACGGTGGGTGATGTGTCTTGTAACGAGACTATGCATCAAGCCTTTTCACGATCCATATCTTTACCAGTAAGTTTTCCTCTCGTCaaaattaaaaagggaaaaaattgcAGTTGTGTCATGTGTTTATGTATTCTTGTATTCAGTTATGTAGAGTCCTGTGTTTATGTATTATTGTATTCAGTTATGTAGATTTGCTACCTCTATCTTTATTTTTCCATGAAAACTATttatatcattattattattttgtcacAAAGGCAAATATGGTGTGGGCATTGGAATTTCTAAGGACAAGCTTTACTCATTTGGCTGACATGATTGATGATCCTAGAGATTATATAgtaaaaaccaatttttttccCCAATATAGTGACTTAGCATCAATTTGTTTCCTTGATACAAATATTTTCTCTTAATCTTAGTATGTTCTTGTGGAGACAATTCTGCTGTTGCCAGTATGCTTTGCTTTCTAAATCGTGGCATTTTGCAATATTGATGTATGTAGTTGCTTTGTTCCGTGGTTTTCTCATTGTCTTCACGAGCAGCATAACAGAAAGAGGATTTTCTCTTGCCTTTTTTGTTTATTCACCCCAAGTGCAGATTTGAATTTGTTACTGATAAAACAGCACATCTCTGAGGTTGCTTGTGGTTATATTCAATTATAGATGATGAATTTGTGAAAAGTAAATGTTCATTTACCCCTTCTGTTTGCTGATTTAACTTCTAACATCCAGGCTCCTGCAAAGCTCATATCTGCGATGAAAGGTAGTCGAGCACAACACTATGGGGAGTCACCTAAGATGACTGTGACATGGGCTCCTGATGTGTACGACCCTCCTCAGACCTCGTTGTGCCACTGTGTCAAAAACAACAAGAAACAGCAGAAATCTAAGAACAGGAAGAATGGGAAAAAAGGACAGAAAGGCAGCAACTCTTCGCGCGGGAGTGGTGGCAGGGACAAAAGGCAGGCTCGAAAATCTGTTGGTAGTTCTGATCGGTATCAAAGATCATTTAACTCTCCAAGTGTGGTTAATACTCTCAATGAGTTTGATAGTTTTGACGACGGGAGCTCCGACTCTCACTGTGGAAGCATCTTCCTGAAAACATCGGTCACCAAGGTGCACTACTCTGTTACTGAAGCCTTGTAAGCGTTACTTGTCCAAGTTTTCATCTTCTCTCACAGTTCCTGTACATAAATAAATCGTTGTTTTGGTTTCTTTTGTGATTGTTGATGACCGAGATGCTTGGACCAAAAAATTGTATGACTTTAACTCGTTTGTTGTTTGGTACGAGAGATTTCAAGGATTTATAAACCTTTTTTGTTATATGAAGTTTGGTGAAATTCGCTTTTTATAAACACAACTGAAATCATATGTTACCATGTTTATGGATATGATTTTGTCGCTTCTTGGATGTTATTTTTAGATATGCTTGACTTGCTTCTAGTAGGTGCCtgtttgaaatttgttttagaACGCTGTTAATGACCAAGTGAATGTGGAAGGTCTGCATTTTTCTAACAATACCAAGAAACAAGAAGATACATAGAGAACAGTGGAGCTTTGAAATTGGAATAACTCAAGTATAATTTAGATCTTGTCCAAAGATGAGTTTaatcagaaaaattaatttaactcaACTAATTGATTTCAATTAATATAATTCCCCCAAAGGATCAAACATGCTTGGGTATCTATAGATAAAGGTCTATACACAATTCTTCAAAGGACTGCAGGATATATTTATTCTGTTGTAGCTAGCTGCCTTGCCAACAATCTATGTAGTATACTCAGCATTTATTTTAACATAGTCATAGCTCAAGTCGCAACCCCATGCTCGTCCTTCTCCTTGCCCATCACCTGTCGATCGAAGCAACTAATCTAGCTTAGCTATGAGGCTGTTTTTAGAAAACccttttgattttagttttcataTGATATTTGTTTGAATATCGTGATTCAGAAATATGTGAAATCATCTTTTCTTAACCTTAAGTAAAGAAGTGAAAATGTAATGTGTTATTTGAAGAACTCGCCTATGGAAATGTAAATTCTGACTGTATCATGGGTTTCTCCAGCTCTTCTGAGATAGTTACTTGCTGCAGCCCTGAAAACAAGATATAACATACAATTTAGAACAGTCAAAAAGTGGTTAATAAAATTGTATAAGATTTGGTgattgaagaaaaaaacaatgtgaacttcaaaaagaaaaaaaaagaaagaaaaaacaatgtGTGAAGTCTTTTAAACCTGTCAAAAGATTG contains:
- the LOC120090339 gene encoding uncharacterized protein LOC120090339, with product MDIASIHQKLLQDVDVVVDDLQSSLKDIDAALFNDLDGFFKKSLSIEDTHSSKCKRNVNCRDNSNDENKQKELEIPKNNSSKKCLSKSKSFPLPVTTSPPKDYPDNDKKPKTTVGDVSCNETMHQAFSRSISLPAPAKLISAMKGSRAQHYGESPKMTVTWAPDVYDPPQTSLCHCVKNNKKQQKSKNRKNGKKGQKGSNSSRGSGGRDKRQARKSVGSSDRYQRSFNSPSVVNTLNEFDSFDDGSSDSHCGSIFLKTSVTKVHYSVTEAL